From Amycolatopsis cihanbeyliensis, a single genomic window includes:
- a CDS encoding amino-acid N-acetyltransferase: MAHGSPDPAVRRARIADVPKIKSLVDSDAGRVLLEKELVTLYEDVQEFWVAELDGELVGCGALHVLWEDLAEIRTVAVDRRMRGRGIGHALVARLIELARELGLPRLFVLTFETTFFARHGFTKIDGTPVPNEVYEEMRRSADTGVAEFLDLPFVKPNTLGNARMLLDLRESGIDRPGTAHHHRTVE, from the coding sequence GTGGCCCATGGATCTCCCGACCCCGCCGTCCGCCGCGCCCGGATCGCCGATGTGCCCAAGATCAAGTCCTTGGTGGACTCCGACGCCGGACGCGTGCTGCTGGAGAAGGAACTGGTCACCCTGTACGAGGACGTGCAGGAGTTCTGGGTCGCCGAGCTGGACGGCGAGCTGGTCGGGTGTGGCGCGCTGCACGTGCTCTGGGAGGACCTGGCGGAGATCAGGACGGTGGCGGTGGACCGGCGGATGCGCGGCCGCGGCATCGGGCACGCGCTGGTCGCCCGGTTGATCGAGCTGGCGCGGGAACTGGGGCTGCCGCGCCTGTTCGTGCTCACCTTCGAGACCACCTTCTTCGCACGGCACGGCTTTACCAAGATCGACGGAACGCCGGTGCCGAACGAGGTCTACGAGGAGATGCGGCGCTCGGCGGACACCGGCGTGGCCGAGTTCCTCGACCTCCCGTTCGTGAAACCGAACACCCTCGGCAACGCACGTATGCTACTTGACCTGCGCGAATCCGGAATCGACCGTCCCGGTACAGCTCACCATCACCGCACAGTGGAGTGA
- the pspM gene encoding phage shock envelope stress response protein PspM yields the protein MAGPGRRDYGEFRDFGDFKARLEKHLEHLPDYAQRAYRQVERYLPAEQRDGRSGHRGRRPSLPLPGSVEDVPVVAELKSKWERWNEPAAKLERRKRRTSRALTLWIVLTILSGLAVVAGVTGASTVSGLVLGGVAAAVVFGALGVRAGMRLRTLNRTELPASTAPPPLPPSTSVARGPMERLAESEASLTELLTQLAKPPAGVSVTVPEVSVEDARATADEAAAALRSLAARIQAIERATENTPATERGQLEAAVHGLVEQLEEGLEEYGSLVAAAGRAVAASSGGAQPAKESLTDATDRLAGLAMALRELS from the coding sequence ATGGCAGGCCCCGGAAGGCGCGATTACGGCGAGTTCCGCGATTTCGGTGACTTCAAGGCCAGGCTGGAGAAGCATCTGGAGCACCTGCCCGACTACGCCCAGCGTGCCTACCGGCAGGTAGAGCGTTACCTGCCCGCCGAGCAGCGGGACGGTAGGTCCGGCCACAGGGGCCGCCGTCCCAGCCTGCCGTTGCCCGGTTCGGTCGAGGACGTGCCGGTCGTGGCCGAGCTGAAGTCCAAGTGGGAGCGCTGGAACGAGCCGGCCGCCAAGCTGGAACGCCGTAAGCGGCGGACGTCCCGGGCGCTCACGTTGTGGATCGTGCTGACCATCCTGAGCGGTCTCGCCGTGGTCGCGGGCGTCACCGGCGCGAGCACCGTGTCGGGCCTGGTCCTCGGTGGGGTCGCGGCCGCCGTGGTGTTCGGTGCCCTCGGCGTGCGCGCCGGGATGCGGCTGCGCACGTTGAACCGGACCGAGCTGCCCGCCAGCACGGCTCCGCCGCCGCTGCCGCCGTCCACCTCGGTCGCGCGCGGGCCGATGGAACGGCTCGCCGAGAGTGAGGCCTCGCTCACCGAGCTGCTCACCCAACTCGCCAAGCCGCCGGCAGGGGTCTCGGTCACCGTTCCCGAGGTATCGGTCGAGGACGCACGTGCCACGGCGGACGAGGCGGCCGCCGCGCTGCGTAGCCTCGCCGCGCGTATTCAGGCGATCGAGCGAGCGACGGAGAACACGCCTGCCACCGAACGCGGCCAGCTGGAGGCGGCCGTGCACGGTCTGGTCGAGCAGCTGGAGGAAGGGCTGGAGGAGTACGGCAGCCTGGTCGCCGCGGCCGGGCGCGCGGTGGCCGCCAGCAGCGGGGGAGCGCAACCCGCGAAGGAATCCCTCACCGACGCCACCGACCGCCTCGCCGGACTTGCCATGGCCCTTCGTGAACTCTCCTGA
- a CDS encoding helix-turn-helix domain-containing protein → MTVLLREAIGDRLRHARTNQSRTLREISRAARVSLGYLSEVERGQKEASSELLASICDALELPLAELLHNVAADVSALDGVRVGAVDERAERTEHETGSEVPEPAEAGTASGELEGGRLVPDVIGNDLADLRMSGSLRPPMSPTLRTTISGPKLASTLAA, encoded by the coding sequence ATGACCGTGCTGTTGCGTGAGGCGATCGGTGATCGGCTCCGTCATGCCCGCACCAACCAAAGCCGCACGCTGCGCGAGATCTCGCGTGCTGCCAGGGTGAGCCTCGGTTACCTCTCCGAGGTGGAGCGTGGGCAGAAGGAAGCCTCGAGTGAACTGCTCGCCTCCATCTGCGATGCCTTGGAGCTGCCGCTCGCCGAGCTGCTGCACAACGTCGCCGCCGATGTCTCCGCGCTGGACGGGGTGCGAGTCGGCGCTGTGGACGAGCGAGCGGAGCGGACCGAGCACGAGACCGGTAGCGAGGTGCCGGAGCCCGCGGAGGCCGGCACCGCGAGCGGGGAGCTGGAGGGCGGCCGGCTGGTGCCGGACGTGATCGGCAACGACCTCGCCGACCTGCGCATGTCCGGCAGCCTGCGGCCGCCGATGTCGCCGACGCTGCGGACCACGATCAGTGGTCCGAAGCTGGCCTCCACCCTCGCCGCCTGA
- the rimO gene encoding 30S ribosomal protein S12 methylthiotransferase RimO, translated as MSSSAITDSAPGGDRRVSLLTLGCARNEVDSEELAGRLAAGGWELSEDAEDSSVVVVNTCGFVDSAKKDSVDTLLAAADTGAKVVAVGCLAERYGNELAENLPEADAVLGFDHYPNLADRLDDVVAGRQVAAHTPADRRTLLPISPVERPAAAEGVTVPGHGAWGPRVLRTRLADSPVAALKIASGCDRRCSFCAIPSFRGSFTSRAPEDVLGEAAWLAGQGARELFLVSENSTSYGKDLGREHGGAKALELLLPRLAEIEGIERVRVSYLQPAETRPGLVRAIATTQGVADYFDLSFQHASETVLRRMRRFGSCDSFLALIEQIRQYAPAAGIRTNVIVGFPGETEEDLAELERFLIGARLDAVGVFGYSDEDGTEAATLDGKLDAEVVAERVARISGLVEELTAQRAEDRVGEVVEVLVESVENDTEGEVRGRAAHQAPEVDGECVVLEAAGSAAGELVRCEVVDSEGVDLIVRPLAPDKGAPR; from the coding sequence GTGTCTTCTTCTGCCATCACCGACTCCGCACCGGGCGGCGACCGCCGGGTCTCGTTGCTGACGCTGGGCTGCGCCCGCAACGAGGTCGACTCCGAGGAGCTCGCCGGCAGGCTCGCCGCGGGCGGCTGGGAGCTGTCCGAGGACGCGGAGGACTCCTCCGTGGTCGTGGTCAACACCTGCGGTTTCGTCGACTCGGCGAAGAAGGACTCGGTGGACACCCTGCTGGCCGCGGCGGACACCGGGGCCAAGGTGGTCGCGGTCGGCTGCCTCGCCGAGCGGTATGGCAACGAGCTGGCCGAGAACCTGCCCGAGGCGGACGCGGTCCTCGGCTTCGACCACTACCCGAACCTGGCCGATCGGCTGGACGACGTGGTCGCGGGCCGCCAGGTCGCCGCGCACACCCCTGCCGACCGGCGCACCCTGCTGCCGATCAGCCCGGTGGAGCGTCCCGCGGCCGCCGAGGGGGTGACGGTTCCCGGGCACGGGGCCTGGGGGCCGCGGGTGCTGCGCACCAGGCTGGCCGATTCGCCGGTGGCCGCACTGAAGATCGCCTCGGGCTGTGACCGGCGCTGCTCCTTCTGTGCCATCCCGTCCTTCCGCGGCTCGTTCACCTCCCGCGCCCCGGAGGACGTCCTCGGCGAGGCCGCCTGGTTGGCCGGTCAGGGGGCGCGTGAGTTGTTCCTGGTCAGCGAGAACTCGACCTCCTACGGCAAGGACCTCGGCCGCGAGCACGGCGGTGCCAAGGCGCTGGAGCTGCTGCTGCCCCGGCTGGCCGAGATCGAGGGCATCGAGCGGGTGCGGGTGTCCTACCTGCAGCCCGCCGAGACGCGGCCAGGGCTGGTGCGCGCGATCGCCACCACGCAGGGGGTCGCCGACTACTTCGATCTCTCTTTCCAGCACGCGAGCGAGACCGTGCTGCGTCGGATGCGTCGCTTCGGCTCCTGCGATTCCTTCCTCGCGCTGATCGAGCAGATCCGGCAGTACGCGCCCGCGGCCGGGATCCGCACCAACGTGATCGTGGGCTTCCCCGGGGAGACCGAGGAGGATCTCGCCGAGCTCGAACGGTTCCTGATCGGCGCGCGGCTGGACGCGGTCGGCGTCTTCGGTTACTCCGACGAGGACGGCACCGAGGCTGCGACCCTGGACGGCAAACTGGACGCCGAGGTCGTCGCGGAGCGGGTCGCGCGCATCTCCGGGCTGGTCGAGGAGCTCACCGCCCAGCGGGCGGAGGACCGCGTCGGCGAGGTGGTCGAGGTGCTGGTCGAGTCGGTCGAGAACGACACGGAAGGCGAGGTGCGGGGCCGAGCCGCGCATCAGGCTCCCGAGGTCGACGGCGAGTGCGTGGTGCTGGAGGCGGCCGGGTCCGCTGCGGGCGAGCTGGTGCGCTGCGAGGTGGTCGACTCCGAGGGAGTGGACCTGATCGTGCGCCCGCTCGCGCCGGACAAGGGCGCGCCCCGGTGA
- a CDS encoding PspA/IM30 family protein yields MANPFVKFWKYLMAAFSSKVDEHADPKVQIQQAIEEAQRNHQALSQQAASVIGNQRQLEMKLNRQLGEVEKLQASTRQALVLAEEARSKGDEQKATEFENAAEGFAAQLVTAEQSIEDLKNLHDQSLQAADQAKQAVERNASMLQQKLAERTKLLSQLEQAKMQEKVSASLNQMTELAAPGNTPSLDEVRDKIEKRYTTALGSAELAQNSVQGRMMEVQHSTTQLAGHSRLEQIRASMKGDSVAQVTDGSADKAAAGSGSAAGESAAAPSANIQQEIQARIQAEQQKNQA; encoded by the coding sequence ATGGCCAACCCTTTCGTGAAGTTCTGGAAGTACCTCATGGCGGCGTTCTCGTCGAAGGTCGACGAGCATGCCGATCCGAAGGTGCAGATCCAGCAGGCCATCGAGGAGGCGCAGCGTAATCACCAGGCGCTCTCCCAGCAGGCCGCATCGGTGATCGGGAACCAGCGGCAGCTGGAGATGAAGCTGAACCGCCAGCTCGGCGAGGTGGAGAAGCTACAGGCCTCCACCCGGCAGGCCCTCGTGCTCGCCGAGGAGGCCAGGTCGAAGGGCGACGAGCAGAAGGCGACCGAGTTCGAGAACGCCGCCGAGGGATTCGCCGCCCAGCTGGTCACCGCGGAGCAGAGCATCGAGGACCTGAAGAACCTGCACGACCAGTCGCTGCAGGCGGCGGACCAGGCCAAGCAGGCCGTCGAGCGCAATGCCTCGATGCTGCAGCAGAAGCTGGCCGAGCGCACGAAGCTGCTCTCGCAGTTGGAGCAGGCCAAGATGCAGGAGAAGGTCTCGGCCTCGCTGAACCAGATGACCGAGCTGGCCGCCCCGGGCAACACCCCCTCGCTGGACGAGGTGCGGGACAAGATCGAGAAGCGCTACACCACGGCGCTCGGCTCGGCCGAGCTGGCACAGAACTCGGTGCAGGGCCGGATGATGGAGGTGCAGCACTCGACCACGCAGCTGGCCGGGCACAGCCGGCTGGAGCAGATCCGCGCCTCGATGAAGGGCGATTCGGTGGCCCAGGTGACCGACGGCTCCGCGGACAAGGCCGCCGCGGGCTCCGGGTCGGCCGCCGGTGAGTCCGCGGCGGCGCCCAGCGCGAACATCCAGCAGGAGATCCAGGCCCGGATCCAAGCAGAGCAGCAGAAGAACCAGGCGTAG
- a CDS encoding quinone-dependent dihydroorotate dehydrogenase, with amino-acid sequence MLFDKIVRPALYRMGRNDPETVHERTVGALRRIGSAPPLRSALERRYRIDAPSTVFGLRFRNPVGLAAGMDKEGRALAAWPALGFGFVEIGTVTRLPQPGNPRPRLFVLPESGAVINRMGFNNAGAEALAARLTATGKPEVPLGISIGKSKAVAVADAVPDYLASLEALYPHADYFAINVSSPNTPGLRTLQDRGALAELLAELRSASAALAERHGRASVPLLVKVAPDLTEDALDELLEVCARHAVSGIIATNTTLGRDGVSPAEGGLARESGGLSGRPLGARAREVVRFVHARTGGRLPIIGVGGIGGPQDATRMLDAGASLVQVYTSFALSGPGVVRRINRALAARPR; translated from the coding sequence GTGCTGTTCGACAAGATCGTCCGACCCGCGCTGTACCGGATGGGCCGCAACGACCCGGAGACGGTGCATGAGCGCACCGTCGGTGCCCTGCGCAGGATCGGCTCGGCGCCTCCCCTGCGGTCGGCGCTGGAACGCCGCTACCGGATCGACGCGCCGAGCACGGTGTTCGGGCTGCGCTTCCGCAACCCGGTCGGGCTGGCCGCCGGAATGGACAAGGAGGGCCGTGCGCTCGCCGCCTGGCCCGCACTCGGCTTCGGTTTCGTCGAGATCGGCACGGTCACCAGGCTGCCGCAACCGGGAAACCCGCGACCTCGGCTGTTCGTGCTGCCCGAAAGCGGCGCGGTGATCAACCGGATGGGGTTCAACAACGCGGGTGCGGAGGCACTGGCCGCGCGGCTGACCGCCACCGGCAAGCCGGAGGTTCCGCTCGGAATCAGCATCGGTAAGTCCAAGGCCGTCGCGGTGGCCGATGCCGTGCCCGACTACCTCGCCTCGCTGGAAGCGCTGTACCCCCATGCCGACTACTTCGCGATCAACGTCAGCTCGCCGAACACGCCGGGGCTGCGGACGCTGCAGGACCGTGGCGCGCTGGCCGAGTTGCTCGCCGAGCTGCGTTCCGCCTCGGCGGCGCTGGCCGAGCGGCACGGTCGCGCCAGCGTGCCACTGCTGGTGAAGGTCGCCCCGGACCTCACCGAGGACGCCCTCGATGAGCTGCTCGAGGTCTGCGCCCGGCACGCGGTGTCCGGCATCATCGCCACCAACACCACCCTCGGTCGGGACGGCGTGTCGCCCGCGGAGGGCGGGCTCGCACGGGAGTCCGGCGGACTGTCCGGCAGGCCGCTCGGCGCCCGTGCCCGCGAGGTCGTGCGGTTCGTGCACGCGCGTACCGGGGGCCGGCTGCCGATCATCGGCGTCGGCGGGATCGGCGGGCCGCAGGACGCGACGCGGATGCTGGACGCGGGGGCAAGCCTGGTGCAGGTCTACACCAGTTTCGCGCTATCCGGGCCCGGTGTGGTGCGGCGGATCAACCGCGCGCTGGCTGCCCGCCCCCGGTGA
- a CDS encoding phospholipase translates to MRSTFRRLAAATTVGAALVLGAGTAQATDIRAVTDNYLYSKSLSQFAQIRADRPYPNRLDWSTDACSWSPDKPLGYDFTRACHRHDFGYRNYKRQGRFSEPNRKRIDDNFYDDMKTICAGRWACDSAAWTYYQAVRQFGAS, encoded by the coding sequence GTGCGCAGCACGTTCCGGCGGCTGGCCGCCGCGACCACCGTCGGCGCGGCGCTCGTCCTCGGTGCCGGTACCGCGCAGGCCACCGACATCCGGGCCGTCACCGACAACTACCTGTACAGCAAGTCCCTGTCCCAGTTCGCGCAGATCAGAGCCGACCGGCCGTACCCGAACCGGCTGGACTGGTCCACCGACGCCTGCTCCTGGTCCCCGGACAAGCCGCTGGGCTACGACTTCACCCGCGCCTGCCACCGGCACGACTTCGGCTACCGCAACTACAAGCGACAGGGCCGGTTCTCCGAACCGAACCGTAAGCGGATCGACGACAACTTCTACGACGACATGAAGACCATCTGCGCGGGCCGGTGGGCGTGCGACAGCGCCGCCTGGACCTACTACCAGGCGGTCCGCCAGTTCGGCGCCAGCTGA
- a CDS encoding CinA family protein encodes MTGIDARAVVTTLTSRGESVAAAESLTAGLVCATLAEVPGASAVLRGGLVVYATELKVSLAGVDPALLAERGAVHPEVAAQLAAGARRICGADWGLGLTGVAGPDPQDGIDPGTAHVGLAGQGVRTTRTLRLSGDRTSIRVASAAAALDLLREHLR; translated from the coding sequence ATGACCGGTATCGACGCCCGGGCGGTCGTGACCACGCTGACCAGCCGCGGGGAGAGCGTCGCCGCGGCCGAGTCGCTGACCGCCGGGCTGGTCTGCGCCACCCTGGCCGAGGTGCCGGGTGCCAGCGCCGTGTTGCGGGGCGGCCTGGTCGTGTACGCGACCGAGCTGAAGGTCTCGCTCGCCGGAGTGGACCCCGCGCTGCTGGCGGAACGCGGCGCCGTGCACCCCGAGGTGGCCGCGCAGCTCGCGGCCGGGGCGAGGCGGATCTGCGGAGCCGACTGGGGGCTCGGGCTCACCGGGGTCGCCGGTCCGGATCCGCAGGATGGGATCGACCCCGGAACGGCGCACGTCGGCCTGGCGGGCCAGGGCGTGCGGACTACCCGTACGCTGCGCCTTTCCGGCGACCGGACGTCCATCCGGGTGGCGTCGGCCGCCGCGGCGCTGGACCTGCTCCGGGAACATTTACGGTGA
- the pgsA gene encoding CDP-diacylglycerol--glycerol-3-phosphate 3-phosphatidyltransferase — MSAAADGTPEADDGTPEAHEASHAPAPTPVPTLNVANVLTLSRLVLVPAFVFALFADGGVDTGWRLVATALFAVASLTDQIDGWVARRYGLITDFGKIADPIADKALIGAALVGLSLLGELGWWVTIVIAVREIGVTLLRFWVIRHGVIPASRGGKAKTLAQIAAIVLYLLPLPAGAEPVRWVLMGFALILTVATGLDYVVRAVKLRATGKRAAVGR, encoded by the coding sequence GTGAGTGCCGCCGCCGACGGCACGCCGGAGGCGGACGACGGCACGCCGGAGGCGCACGAGGCATCGCACGCCCCTGCCCCCACGCCCGTTCCGACCCTGAACGTCGCCAACGTGCTGACCCTGTCCAGGTTGGTGCTGGTACCCGCGTTCGTGTTCGCCCTGTTCGCGGACGGCGGGGTGGACACCGGGTGGCGGCTGGTCGCCACCGCGCTGTTCGCGGTCGCCTCACTCACCGACCAGATCGACGGCTGGGTGGCCCGCCGCTACGGGTTGATCACCGACTTCGGCAAGATCGCCGACCCGATCGCGGACAAGGCACTGATCGGCGCCGCGCTGGTCGGGCTGAGCCTGCTCGGTGAGCTCGGATGGTGGGTCACCATCGTGATCGCCGTCCGGGAGATCGGGGTGACCCTGCTGCGGTTCTGGGTCATCCGGCACGGGGTGATCCCGGCGAGCCGGGGTGGCAAGGCGAAGACCCTGGCCCAGATCGCGGCGATCGTGCTCTATCTGCTGCCGCTGCCCGCCGGGGCGGAGCCGGTGCGCTGGGTGCTGATGGGCTTCGCGCTGATACTCACCGTAGCCACCGGGCTGGACTACGTGGTGCGGGCCGTGAAGCTGCGGGCCACCGGTAAACGTGCCGCGGTGGGCCGATGA
- a CDS encoding acyltransferase family protein: MALVAEAQRRIPRVNNVEVAESTTHPSVKASAHPRARKYRPELQGLRALAAVLVVVYHVWFDRISGGVDVFFVITGFLITGQLVRASERGRIEFRPMWGRMIKRLFPAALTVLVAIMAFSFAFLPESRWFQTIREVVASALYVENWRLAVDSVDYFAQHDTASVVQHFWSLSIQGQFYLVWPLLIALIALATRAAGRSVRTGVLVMLVTTFATSLAYSVLLTWQNQPLAYFHSLTRVWEFALGGLLALAIDAIVLPRLLRVLLGWIGVFGLASCGMLLQVGTVFPGYAALWPTMAAVLVIVAGATDSRLGADRILAARPLEYVGNLSYALYLWHWPVLLFYLVIRDREEVGWRGGAAIIGLSFVLAALTYHLVEKPVRDSRIGVRSRWGSYRFGAATLVPVLIAAGAWQAVATQRVGESTIEVGDPDHPGAAAMAPGFTYTGAEEVEPAPSLVALPEDWAGIPGPCPRPSSNEELEVCANGVDAAGAEKRVVIVGDSHIQQYLAAFLPMAERRNWQLSAILKGACPFSVDADAMPGDAGCIQWNADVADYLAETRPDAVVTLATRDVRAGPTEYTPPGYVEQWRAMERAGIPVVAIRDNARHDFSGPACVERHGPESVECSTPRGALFAERPPYAAIPDVPSNVSFLDFTDYYCTELACPSLIGNVLVYLDGHHLSATYMSTMSPIIEQQFVSVLGW, encoded by the coding sequence ATGGCCCTGGTGGCCGAGGCGCAGCGGAGGATTCCTCGGGTGAACAACGTTGAGGTCGCCGAGTCGACGACACATCCCTCGGTGAAAGCGTCAGCACACCCCCGGGCCCGGAAGTACCGCCCGGAGCTGCAGGGGCTGCGCGCGCTGGCGGCCGTGCTGGTGGTCGTCTACCACGTCTGGTTCGACCGGATCTCCGGCGGCGTGGACGTGTTCTTCGTGATCACCGGCTTCCTGATCACCGGCCAGCTGGTCCGCGCGAGCGAGCGCGGCCGCATCGAGTTCCGGCCGATGTGGGGCCGGATGATCAAGCGCCTGTTCCCTGCCGCACTGACCGTGCTGGTCGCGATCATGGCGTTCAGCTTCGCCTTCCTGCCGGAAAGCCGGTGGTTTCAGACGATCAGGGAGGTCGTGGCCTCCGCGCTGTATGTGGAGAACTGGCGGCTGGCCGTGGACTCGGTCGACTACTTCGCCCAGCACGACACCGCCAGCGTGGTGCAGCACTTCTGGTCGCTTTCCATCCAGGGGCAGTTCTACCTGGTGTGGCCGCTGTTGATCGCCCTCATCGCGCTCGCGACCAGGGCGGCCGGCCGCAGTGTGCGCACCGGGGTGCTGGTTATGCTGGTGACGACCTTCGCCACCTCGCTGGCCTACTCGGTCCTGCTGACCTGGCAAAACCAGCCGCTGGCCTACTTCCACTCGTTGACCAGGGTGTGGGAGTTCGCGCTCGGTGGCCTGCTGGCGCTCGCCATCGACGCCATCGTGCTGCCCCGCCTGCTCCGCGTTCTCCTCGGCTGGATCGGGGTGTTCGGGCTCGCGTCCTGCGGGATGCTGCTGCAGGTCGGCACGGTCTTCCCGGGGTACGCGGCGCTCTGGCCGACGATGGCGGCGGTGCTGGTGATCGTCGCGGGAGCGACCGACAGCCGGTTGGGCGCGGATCGGATCCTGGCCGCCAGGCCGCTGGAGTACGTCGGCAACCTCAGCTACGCCCTGTACCTGTGGCACTGGCCGGTGCTGCTGTTCTACCTGGTGATCCGGGATCGCGAGGAGGTCGGCTGGCGCGGTGGCGCCGCGATCATCGGCTTGTCCTTCGTGCTGGCCGCGCTGACCTATCACCTGGTGGAGAAACCGGTGCGGGATTCGCGGATCGGTGTGCGCTCCCGGTGGGGCTCCTACCGCTTCGGCGCCGCCACCCTGGTGCCGGTGCTGATCGCCGCGGGTGCCTGGCAGGCGGTGGCCACCCAGCGAGTGGGGGAGTCCACGATCGAGGTCGGCGACCCCGACCACCCCGGCGCCGCCGCGATGGCGCCCGGGTTCACCTACACCGGTGCCGAGGAGGTGGAACCAGCGCCGTCGCTGGTCGCGTTACCGGAGGACTGGGCGGGCATCCCCGGCCCGTGCCCGCGGCCGTCGAGCAACGAGGAACTGGAGGTCTGCGCCAACGGGGTCGACGCGGCGGGGGCGGAGAAGCGGGTGGTGATCGTCGGCGACTCGCATATCCAGCAGTACCTCGCCGCCTTCCTGCCGATGGCCGAGCGCCGCAACTGGCAGCTGTCGGCGATCCTGAAGGGCGCCTGCCCGTTCTCGGTGGACGCCGACGCGATGCCGGGCGACGCCGGATGCATCCAGTGGAACGCCGATGTCGCCGACTACCTCGCCGAGACCAGACCGGACGCCGTGGTCACCCTGGCCACCCGCGATGTGCGCGCCGGGCCGACCGAGTACACGCCGCCTGGCTACGTCGAGCAGTGGCGGGCGATGGAGCGGGCCGGGATCCCGGTGGTCGCGATCCGGGACAACGCGCGGCACGACTTCTCCGGTCCGGCCTGCGTGGAGCGGCACGGGCCGGAATCGGTCGAGTGCAGCACCCCGCGCGGTGCGTTGTTCGCCGAGCGGCCGCCCTACGCGGCCATCCCGGACGTGCCGTCGAATGTGTCCTTCCTCGACTTCACCGACTACTACTGCACCGAGCTGGCCTGCCCGTCACTGATCGGCAACGTGCTGGTCTACCTGGACGGACATCATCTCAGCGCGACCTACATGTCCACCATGTCGCCGATCATCGAGCAGCAGTTCGTGTCCGTGCTCGGCTGGTGA